AAAAGCTAGAGAAAATATGGCCTATGGTCCACTTTTAGCTGGAATGGCATTTAATAATGGAAACCTAGGTTATGTTCATGCTATGGCGCACCAATTAGGAGGACTTTATGATATGCCACATGGTGTTGCAAACGCTATGTTACTTCCTCATGTTTGTCGTTATAATATGATTGCTAATCCTGAAAAGTTCGCTGATATTGCTGGATTTATGGGAGAAAAAGTAGATGGATTATCTACAATTGAAGCTGCTGAAAAATCTATTGAAGCTATTTTCAGACTTTCTGGAGATGTAGGAATTCCTAAAAGTTTAAAAGAAGCTGGTGTTAAAGAGGAAGATATTGAACTTATGTCTATTAACGCTTTAAAAGATGGAAATGCATTTAGTAACCCTAGAAAGGGAAATGAAAAAGACGTTGCTAATATATTCAGAAGTGCTATGTAAAAAAACCTCCAATTGGAGGTTTTTTTAATATGATGAATTATACGGTTGGCTATAGTATGGTCTATCGTATTGTTGATTATACTGATTATTGTATTGAGGCTGATTATATTGAGGTTGACCTCCATACTGCGGTTGATTATTATAATAAGGTTGTTGATTTGTATCTTTTATTGCTTGAGTTTGATCTTGAACAGATCCTACTAAAGCTCCTGCTGCCGCTCCTATTCCTGCACCTAAAAGAGTCGCACCAGTGTCTCCTCCAATCGCTTGCCCTAAAAGTGCTCCTGCTCCTGCCCCTACTGTTGTAGATCCTATAGTATTAGAACCAACATTAGAACATCCTGATAAAAGCATTATAG
This genomic window from Cetobacterium sp. NK01 contains:
- a CDS encoding YMGG-like glycine zipper-containing protein, which encodes MKKYLVLSVLSIMLLSGCSNVGSNTIGSTTVGAGAGALLGQAIGGDTGATLLGAGIGAAAGALVGSVQDQTQAIKDTNQQPYYNNQPQYGGQPQYNQPQYNNQYNQQYDRPYYSQPYNSSY